The proteins below are encoded in one region of Dromaius novaehollandiae isolate bDroNov1 chromosome 9, bDroNov1.hap1, whole genome shotgun sequence:
- the HDLBP gene encoding vigilin: protein MSSVAVLTQESFAEHRSGLAQQQVKVTALNSEEENDPPTYKEAFPPLPEKAPCLEAAQEPAGPWCKIRPIKASVITQVFHVPLEERKYKDMNQFGEGEQAKICLDIMQKTGAHLELSLAKDQGLSIMVSGKLEAVMKARKEIVARLQTQASATVAIPKEHHRFVIGKNGEKLQDLELKTATKIQIPRPDDPSNQIKITGTKEGIEKARHEILLISAEQDKRAVERLDVEKVYHPFIAGPYNKLVSELMQDTGTRINIPPPSVNKTEIVFTGEKEQLAQAVARVKKIYEEKKKKTTTIAVEVKKSQHKYVIGPKGNSLQEILEKTGVSVEIPPTDSSSETVILRGEPEKLGQALTEVYAKANSFTVSSVSAPSWLHRFIIGKKGQNLAKITQQMPKVHIEFTEGEDKITLEGPTEDVNVAQEQIEVMVKDLINRMDYAEINVDHKFHRHLIGKNGANINRIKDLYKVSVRIPPDNEKSNLIRIEGDPQGVQQAKKELLELASRMENERTKDLIIEQKFHRTIIGQKGERIREIREKFPEVIINFPDPAHKSDIVQLRGPKNEVEKCTKYMQKMVADLVENSFSISVPIFKQFHKNIIGKGGANIKKIREESNTKIDLPAENSNSETIVITGKRANCEAARHRILAIQKELANITEVEVSIPSKLHNSLIGAKGRFIRSIMEECGGVHIHFPTEGSGSDTVTIRGPAQDVEKAKKQLLHLAEEKQTKSYTVDLRAKPEYHKFLIGKGGGNIRKVRDNTGARIIFPTSEDKDQELITIMGTEEAVKEAQKELEALIKNLDNVVEDSMVVDPKHHRHFVIRRGQVLREIADEYGGVMVSFPRSGTQSDKVTLKGAKDCVEAAKKRIQEIIEDLEAQVTIECTIPQKFHRSIMGPKGSRIQQITRDYGVQIKFPDREENPVPAAEPAVQENGEEGGDGKDGKDADPSSPKKCDIIIISGRREKCEAAKEALQALVPVTIEVEVPFDLHRYIIGQKGSGIRKMMDEFEVNIQVPAPELQSDVITITGLAANLDRAKAGLLERVKELQAEQEDRALRSFKLTVAVDPKYHPKIIGRKGAVITQIRTEHEVNIQFPDKDDESQAQDQITITGYEKNAEAARDAIMKIVGELEQMVSEDVTLDHRVHARIIGARGKAIRKIMDEFKVDIRFPQSGAPDPNCVTVTGLPENVEEAIDHILNLEEEYLADVVDNEAMQVYMKPSSHEESKAPSKGFVVRDAPWATVNNEKAPDMSSSEDFPSFGAQVAPKTLPWGPKR from the exons ATGAGCTCCGTGGCAGTTTTGACCCAGGAGAGCTTCGCTGAACACCGCAGCGGCCTGGCTCAGCAGCAGGTGAAAG TTACAGCTTTAAACTCTGAAGAAGAGAATGATCCTCCAACCTACAAGGAAGCCTTCCCTCCGCTCCCTGAGAAAGCACCATGTTTGGAAGCTGCCCAGGAACCTGCTGGGCCCTGGTGCAAAATTCGACCAATAAAGGCTTCTGTCATCACTCAG GTGTTTCATGTGCCACTGGAGGAGAGGAAGTATAAGGACATGAATCAGTTTGGAGAAGGTGAGCAGGCCAAGATCTGCCTAGACATCATGCAGAAGACAGGAGCTCACCTGGAGCTGTCTCTCGCAAAGGACCAGGGCCTTTCAATCATGGTCTCTGGCAAGCTGGAAGCAGTCATGAAGGCTCGGAAGGAGATTGTCGCTCGGCTGCAGACTCAG GCTTCAGCGACAGTTGCCATTCCCAAGGAGCACCACCGCTTTGTCATTGGAAAGAACGGCGAGAAGCTGCAGGACCTGGAGCTCAAAACTGCAACCAAAATCCAGATTCCCCGCCCGGATGACCCCAGCAATCAGATCAAGATCACCGGCACTAAAGAAGGGATTGAGAAGGCCCGACACGAGATCCTGCTGATCTCGGCTGAGCAG GATAAGCGTGCCGTGGAGCGACTGGACGTGGAGAAAGTGTACCACCCCTTCATTGCTGGCCCTTACAACAAGCTGGTGAGCGAGCTTATGCAGGACACAGGGACACGCATCAACATTCCCCCGCCCAGCGTCAACAAGACGGAGATAGTCTTCACAGGAGAAAAGGAGCAGCTAGCCCAGGCCGTGGCTCGTGTTAAGAAGATCTATGAGGAGAAG AAAAAGAAGACTACCACCATTGCAGTGGAGGTGAAGAAGTCCCAGCACAAGTATGTCATCGGCCCCAAGGGGAATTCCCTGCAGGAGATCTTGGAGAAAACTGGAGTCTCGGTCGAGATCCCAcccactgacagcagctcggaGACGGTGATACTGCGTGGCGAGCCTGAAAAGCTTGGGCAAGCATTGACCGAAGTCTATGCAAAG gccaacagttTTACCGTCTCCTCGGTCTCTGCCCCCTCTTGGCTTCATCGTTTCATTAttggaaagaaaggacaaaacCTGGCCAAAATAACTCAGCAGATGCCAAAG GTTCACATCGAATTCACTGAAGGAGAGGATAAAATCACCTTGGAAGGACCTACAGAAGATGTGAATGTGGCTCAGGAACAGATTGAAGTCATGGTCAAGGATCTG ATCAACCGGATGGATTATGCAGAAATCAACGTTGACCACAAATTCCACCGACACCTTATTGGCAAGAATGGAGCTAACA TTAACAGAATCAAGGACCTCTACAAGGTGTCTGTGCGCATTCCCCCGGACAATGAGAAGAGCAACCTGATCAGAATTGAAGGAGACCCACAGGGGGTCCAACAGGCCAAAAAAGAGCTGCTGGAACTCGCTTCCCGTATG GAAAATGAACGCACCAAGGACCTAATCATTGAGCAGAAATTCCACCGGACCATCATTGGGCAGAAGGGCGAGCGGATCCGGGAAATCCGGGAGAAATTCCCAGAG GTTATCATCAACTTCCCAGACCCAGCGCATAAGAGCGACATCGTCCAACTTAGAGGTCCCAAGAACGAGGTGGAGAAGTGCACCAAGTACATGCAAAAGATGGTGGCAGACCTG gttgaaaacagcttttctatttctgtccccatcttcaaacaATTCCACAAGAACATCATAGGGAAAGGAGGTGCCAACATCAAGAAG ATCCGTGAAGAAAGCAACACCAAAATTGATCTCCCAGCAGAGAACAGCAACTCGGAGACAATTGTtatcacaggcaagagagcaaacTGCGAAGCTGCTCGCCACAGAATTCTTGCCATCCAGAAGGAGCTG GCCAACATCACAGAGGTGGAGGTCTCTATTCCTTCCAAGCTGCACAATTCCCTCATTGGCGCCAAAGGCCGCTTCATCCGCTCCATCATGGAGGAGTGTGGTGGAGTCCACATTCACTTCCCCACAGAGGGCTCTGGCAGTGACACCGTGACCATCAGGGGCCCAGCCCAGGATGTGGAAAAGGCCAAGAAACAGCTGCTGCACCTGGCAGAGGAGAAG CAAACGAAGAGTTACACCGTGGACCTCCGTGCAAAGCCAGAGTACCACAAGTTCCTTATTGGTAAAGGTGGTGGCAACATCCGTAAGGTGCGTGACAACACTGGGGCCCGCATCATCTTCCCAACCTCTGAGGACAAAGATCAGGAGCTGATCACTATCATGGGAACTGAGGAGGCTGTCAAGGAGGCACAGAAGGAGCTGGAGGCCCTTATCAAGAACCTG GATAATGTGGTCGAAGACTCCATGGTGGTTGACCCAAAGCACCACCGCCACTTTGTCATCCGGAGAGGACAAGTTCTGCGTGAGATCGCTGATGAGTACGGTGGTGTGATGGTCAGCTTCCCACGCTCTGGCACCCAGAGCGACAAAGTCACCCTCAAGGGAGCCAAGGACTGTGTGGAGGCAGCGAAGAAACGCATCCAGGAGATCATCGAGGACCTG GAAGCTCAAGTGACAATCGAGTGCACCATCCCACAAAAGTTCCACCGCTCCATTATGGGCCCCAAAGGATCCCGGATCCAGCAGATCACCCGGGACTATGGTGTCCAGATCAAATTCCCTGACAGGGAGGAGAACCCAG TCCCTGCCGCAGAGCCAGCTGTGCAGGAGAACGGTGAGGAGGGAGGGGACGGCAAGGACGGGAAGGATGCGGACCCCAGCTCTCCAAAGAAGTGTGATATCATCATCATCTCTGGCCGCAGGGAGAAGTGTGAGGCAGCAAAGGAGGCGCTGCAG GCTCTGGTTCCTGTCACCATTGAGGTGGAAGTTCCCTTTGATCTTCACCGTTACATCATTGGCCAGAAAGGAAGTGGAATCCGCAAAATGATGGATGAGTTTGAA GTGAACATCCAGGTCCCTGCTCCTGAGCTGCAGTCGGATGTCATCACCATCACTGGGCTGGCCGCCAACTTGGACCGTGCCAAGGCTGGGCTGCTGGAAAGAGTGAAGGAACTGCAAGCTGAGCAAGAGGATCGG GCCTTGCGAAGCTTTAAGCTGACAGTCGCTGTGGATCCCAAGTATCACCCTAAAATCATTGGAAGAAAGGGAGCAGTGATCACCCAGATACGCACTGAACACGAGGTCAACATCCAGTTCCCTGACAAGGATGATGAAAGCCAG GCCCAGGACCAGATCACCATCACAGGCTATGAGAAGAATGCTGAGGCTGCCCGGGATGCCATCATGAAGATCGTTGGCGAGCTGGAGCAGATGGTCTCTGAAGATGTGACTCTGGACCATCGTGTTCATGCACGCATCATCGGTGCGCGCGGCAAAGCCATCCGCAAAATCATGGATGAATTCAAG GTGGATATTCGCTTCCCCCAGAGTGGAGCTCCTGACCCCAACTGTGTGACTGTGACAGGGCTCCCAGAGAACGTGGAAGAAGCTATTGATCACATCCTGAACTTGGAGGAAGAATAC CTTGCAGATGTGGTGGACAATGAGGCAATGCAGGTGTACATGAAGCCCTCTTCCCATGAAGAGTCCAAGGCCCCATCCAAGGGCTTCGTGGTGAGAGATGCCCCCTGGGCCACTGTCAACAACGAAAAG GCCCCAGATATGAGCAGTTCTGAAGACTTCCCCAGCTTTGGGGCTCAAGTGGCCCCCAAGACTCTTCCCTGGGGACCCAAACGATAA
- the ANO7 gene encoding anoctamin-7, with protein MQRRKIMDDLHSSLVEQDQSNRGVYYGSLNKESVEISKLSNSSLDKQSNDNVFSDGHTRIDYVLVWETVPRELIKQKDSSENKGLRERSAIIHRTWRKKFLDKLLDAGIHMEKHTSRVEKKVVHYLLLSAPWSVLCYYAEELQLRLPLQALPNQASNWSDRVLGRLGICNVMAEEVPNLPLDYCTCRFKVNKLQWFLESDKQDTFFSTTQRQRILYEILATTQYGCSKEREVGVDWLLSEKVFTAAFPLHDGPFKVPPEEPAPSSLNQRQILFQYWANWRKWYKYQPLDHIRKYFGEKVAFYFAWLGFYTGWLLPAAVMGTMVFIAGVFLMFDDVPSQEICESKEQYRMCPLCKSCPYWQLSSICKTFKAGRLFDHGGTIFFSIFMSLWAVMFLEYWKRMNASLAYHWDCSDFEDIEERPRPQFTAMAPLTIINPITGAEEPYFPKRSRHHRVLAGSMVIIMMIAIVVMFVVSVILYRVVVAILLSSSGYFRFVASASRIASITGSVVNLFFILILSKIYISLAHFLTKWEMHRTQTKYEDAFIFKVFVFQFVSFYSSPIYIAFFKGKFVGYPGNYVNFLGVRSEECSPGGCLIELAQELLIIMVGKQIINNTQEVVIPKLKCWWHKHRLDSSKKPGKEGESVQAEEMPWEKNYQLLVFEGLFDEYLEMVMQFGFITIFVAACPLAPLFALLNNWVEIRLDAQKFVCDYRRPVAERAQGIGIWFYILEVITHLAVISNAFLIAFTSDFLPRTYYKYLYDSSLRGYVNFTLAYAPWDFVLHNNTTCRYRAFRDQDGNLSLAYWHLLAIRLGFIIVFEHVVFFIARVIELLVPDIPESVEVKVKRERYLAKEALAENKVLLERRGTRSKAASDSAATRDWETEQDQSK; from the exons ATGCAGCGGAGGAAGATCATGGATGATCTCCACAGCAGCCTGGTAGAACAGGATCAAAGTAACAGAGGAGTCTACTACGGCAGTCTGAATAAGGAGTCTGTTGAAATCTCCAAG CTCAGCAACTCATCCCTGGACAAGCAGAGTAATGACAATGTCTTCAGCGATGGTCACACCAGGATAG ACTATGTCCTTGTGTGGGAAACAGTTCCCCGGGAACTCATTAAGCAGAAGGACAGCAGTGAGAACAAGGGTTTACGGGAGAGATCTGCCATTATCCACAGGACCTGGCGGAAGAAGTTCTTGGACAAGCTTCTTGATGCTGGGATCCATATGGAAAAG CACACGAGCCGTGTGGAGAAGAAGGTGGTGCACTACCTGCTGCTGAGTGCACCCTGGAGCGTGCTCTGCTACTACGCCGAGGAGCTCCAACTCCGCTTACCGCTGCAG GCCCTGCCAAACCAGGCCTCCAACTGGTCAGACAGAGTCCTGGGGAGGCTGGGGATCTGCAACGTGATGGCTGAAGAGGTTCCCAACCTGCCACTGGACTACTGCACCTGCCGGTTCAAGGTGAACAAGCTGCAATG GTTCCTAGAGAGTGACAAACAGGATACCTTCTTCTCCACCACCCAGCGGCAACGAATT CTCTATGAGATTCTGGCAACGACACAGTACGGCTGCTCCAAGGAGAGAGAGGTTGGGGTGGACTGGTTGCTGAGTGAGAAAGTCTTCACCGCTGCGTTCCCCCTGCATGAT GGTCCTTTCAAGGTCCCACCAGAGGAaccagctcccagcagcctcaaCCAGCGCCAAATCCTCTTCCAGTACTGGGCCAACTGGAGGAAATGGTACAAGTACCAGCCGCTGGATCACATCCGCAAGTACTTTGGGGAGAAGGTTGCGTTCTACTTCGCCTGGCTGG gTTTCTACACGGgatggctcctgcctgcagcggtTATGGGGACCATGGTGTTCATAGCAGGCGTTTTCCTGATGTTTGATGACGTACCTTC ACAGGAGATCTGTGAGAGCAAAGAGCAGTACAGGATGTGTCCCCTCTGCAAGTCCTGTCCCTACTGGCAGCTCTCCAGCATCTGCAAAACGTTTAAG gCAGGCCGCCTCTTTGACCATGGTGGGACCATCTTCTTCAGCATTTTCATGTCCTTGTGGGCGGTGATGTTCCTGGAGTACTGGAAGCGGATGAACGCTTCCCTGGCATACCACTGGGACTGCTCCGACTTCGAGGACATTGAG gagcggccacggccccAGTTCACTGCCATGGCTCCCCTGACAATAATCAACCCTATTACTGGGGCAGAGGAGCCGTATTTCCCCAAGCGCAGCCGCCATCATCGGGTTTTGGCTGGGTCGATGGTCATTATAATGATG ATTGCCATAGTGGTGATGTTCGTGGTCTCTGTTATCCTGTACCGGGTGGTTGTTGCCATCCTGCTCTCCAGCTCAGGGTACTTCCGGTTTGTGGCTTCG GCATCTCGTATTGCCAGCATCACAGGCTCTGTGGTGAATCTGTTCTTCATCCTCATCCTCTCCAAGATCTATATTTCACTGGCTCATTTCCTCACCAAGTGGG AGATGCACCGCACCCAGACCAAGTACGAGGACGCCTTCATCTTCAAAGTGTTCGTCTTCCAGTTCGTCAGCTTCTACTCCTCTCCTATTTACATCGCCTTCTTCAAGGGCAA GTTTGTTGGCTACCCTGGGAACTACGTGAACTTTCTGGGGGTCCGCAGTGAGGAG TGCAGTCCGGGCGGGTGCCTCATCGAGCTCGCGCAGGAGCTGCTGATCATCATGGTGGGGAAGCAGATCATCAACAACACGCAGGAGGTGGTGATCCC GAAACTGAAGTGTTGGTGGCACAAGCACAGGCTCGACTCCAGCAAGAAGCCGGGCAAGGAGGGGGAATCAGTCCAGGCAGAGGAGATGCCCTGGGAGAAGAACTACCAACTGCTGGTGTTTGAGGGGCTGTTTGATGAGTACCTGGAGATGG TCATGCAGTTTGGCTTCATCACCATCTTCGTGGCGGCCTGTCCGCTGGCGCCCCTCTTCGCCCTGCTCAACAACTGGGTGGAGATCCGCCTGGATGCCCAGAAGTTTGTCTGCGACTACCGGCGGCCCGTGGCCGAGCGGGCGCAGGGCATCGGCATCTGGTTCTACATCCTGGAGGTCATCACTCACCTGGCCGTCATCAGCAAC GCGTTCCTCATCGCCTTCACTTCTGACTTCCTGCCCCGGACATACTACAAGTACCTCTACGACAGCAGCCTGCGTGGCTATGTGAACTTTACCTTGGCGTACGCGCCGTGGGACTTTGTGCTGCACAACAACACCACGTGCAG ATACAGGGCATTTAGAGACCAGGACGGCAACTTGTCTTTGGCTTACTGGCACCTGCTAGCCATACGCTTGGGCTTCATCATTGTGTTTGAG CACGTGGTTTTCTTTATCGCACGTGTAATTGAGTTGCTGGTACCTGACATCCCCGAGTCAGTGGAGGTCAAGGTGAAGCGTGAACGGTATCTGGCCAAGGAAGCCCTGGCTGAGAACAAG GTCCTTTTAGAAAGACGAGGCACAAGAAGCAAGGCTGCCTCGGATTCAGCAGCAACCAGGGACTGGGAAACTGAGCAGGACCAGAGCAAGTAA